A portion of the Collinsella aerofaciens genome contains these proteins:
- a CDS encoding uracil-xanthine permease family protein, with translation MTQETVKNGTEALFTREGMPPVKEMIPCALQHVLASFAGIITPAVIMAGVYGFNSQQSTDIIQVALILSAIDTALQAFAPFRRIGGGLPIVMGVSFAFLPALQAMGASGFSFGALLGGEIVGGAVAVLFGLAYSKIKWLFPPVVTGTVIFSIGVSLYPTAVKYMAGGMGTPLWGTPQAWCVALITFAVVFALANFGKGTLKLGSVFFGMIVGMIVSIPFGMIDFSSVATAQVFALPKLMPYALEFDPEVCITLAVVFPMVAIQVIGDVSAACLGSIDRMPTERELSGAIVSQGLTSMVGGLLGGLPTSALGQNVGIICSNKVVNKWVFVIIAAVFAIAGLFPQLSAVLSAIPQPVIGGATVGVFGTITMNGVRMFTREGLTQRTTTIVGTSVVFGLGIWMASGCLAGEGMPAWVSTVIGSNAVTPTAIMAIVLNLILPQTPVVAQHIDAAKDAAVDLVLPESKK, from the coding sequence ATGACCCAGGAGACGGTTAAGAACGGCACTGAAGCCCTGTTCACTCGCGAAGGCATGCCTCCCGTTAAGGAAATGATCCCGTGTGCCCTTCAGCACGTACTGGCATCGTTTGCCGGCATCATTACCCCGGCTGTCATCATGGCCGGCGTCTACGGCTTTAATAGCCAGCAGAGTACCGACATCATCCAGGTCGCGCTCATTCTTTCGGCGATCGATACGGCCCTTCAGGCCTTCGCTCCCTTCCGTCGCATCGGCGGCGGCCTGCCCATCGTCATGGGCGTTTCGTTCGCGTTCCTGCCGGCTCTGCAGGCCATGGGTGCCTCGGGCTTTAGCTTTGGTGCGCTGCTGGGCGGCGAGATCGTCGGCGGCGCCGTCGCGGTCCTCTTTGGTCTGGCCTACAGCAAGATCAAGTGGCTGTTCCCGCCCGTCGTGACCGGTACGGTCATCTTCTCCATCGGCGTTTCGCTGTATCCCACGGCCGTCAAGTATATGGCCGGCGGTATGGGTACGCCGCTGTGGGGCACTCCGCAGGCCTGGTGCGTCGCTCTTATCACCTTCGCCGTGGTCTTTGCGCTCGCCAACTTTGGCAAGGGCACGCTCAAGCTGGGATCCGTGTTCTTTGGCATGATCGTCGGTATGATCGTCTCCATCCCCTTTGGCATGATCGACTTCTCCAGCGTCGCCACCGCTCAGGTCTTCGCCCTTCCCAAGCTCATGCCCTACGCGCTCGAGTTTGATCCCGAAGTCTGCATTACCCTCGCCGTCGTGTTCCCCATGGTCGCCATCCAGGTTATCGGTGACGTCTCCGCCGCCTGCCTGGGCTCCATCGACCGTATGCCCACCGAGCGCGAGCTCTCCGGCGCTATCGTGTCCCAGGGCCTCACCTCTATGGTCGGCGGCCTGCTGGGCGGTCTTCCCACCAGCGCCCTTGGCCAGAATGTGGGCATCATCTGCTCCAACAAGGTCGTCAACAAGTGGGTCTTTGTGATCATCGCGGCCGTCTTTGCCATCGCCGGTCTGTTCCCGCAGCTCTCTGCTGTCCTTTCCGCTATCCCGCAGCCCGTTATCGGCGGCGCGACCGTCGGCGTCTTTGGCACCATCACCATGAACGGCGTGCGCATGTTCACCCGCGAGGGCCTCACGCAGCGCACTACCACCATCGTCGGCACCTCCGTCGTCTTTGGTCTGGGTATCTGGATGGCCAGCGGTTGCCTTGCCGGCGAGGGTATGCCCGCCTGGGTGTCCACCGTCATCGGCTCCAATGCCGTGACCCCCACCGCCATCATGGCCATTGTCCTTAACCTGATCCTTCCGCAGACGCCGGTCGTGGCTCAGCACATCGATGCTGCCAAGGACGCTGCCGTGGATCTGGTCTTGCCCGAGAGCAAGAAGTAA